The following proteins are encoded in a genomic region of Nerophis lumbriciformis linkage group LG23, RoL_Nlum_v2.1, whole genome shotgun sequence:
- the LOC133622600 gene encoding ras-related and estrogen-regulated growth inhibitor → MVPVKLLILGAANTGKTALCVRFMTKRFIGEYDHKKEMTYRCSRLVDQEAVDLEILDTARKESCASSLEASIRWADGFLLLYSITHRHSFLEVQRLKRLIDQTKQSLVVPTVLVANKADLEIGREVTTEEGQRLANDLRCGFKELSVADAVLSVEAAVFQLTRRVLDHQRSLPDRRSYMLTMRHALTKKLTRSKTMQW, encoded by the exons ATGGTTCCAGTTAAGCTCCTCATACTTGGAGCTGCCAACACAGGAAAAACAG CCTTGTGCGTCCGCTTCATGACCAAGCGCTTCATTGGCGAGTACGACCACAAAAAAG AGATGACCTACAGGTGCAGCAGGCTCGTGGACCAGGAAGCTGTTGACTTGGAGATCTTGGACACAGCTCGTAAG GAGAGCTGCGCGTCTTCACTGGAGGCCTCCATCCGCTGGGCTGATGGTTTCCTGCTGCTCTACTCCATCACGCACCGCCACAGCTTCCTGGAGGTCCAGCGTCTCAAGAGACTCATTGATCAAACCAAACAGAGTCTGG ttgtCCCTACAGTTCTTGTAGCCAATAAAGCAGACTTGGAAATTGGCAGGGAGGTGACAACAGAAGAAGGACAGAGACTAGCTAATGATTTAAG gtgtgGTTTCAAGGAGCTGTCGGTGGCCGACGCTGTTTTATCTGTGGAAGCAGCCGTGTTTCAGCTCACCAG gcgGGTCTTGGACCACCAGCGGTCTCTGCCTGACCGCCGTTCCTACATGCTGACCATGCGTCACGCTCTAACCAAGAAGCTGACCCGCTCTAAAACCATGCAGTGGTGA